In Helianthus annuus cultivar XRQ/B chromosome 9, HanXRQr2.0-SUNRISE, whole genome shotgun sequence, the following are encoded in one genomic region:
- the LOC110891134 gene encoding heme-binding protein 2 has protein sequence MNFTFFAIITILCTLGFTHAYESPPYTVIHAESDFEIRLYKDSVWMTAPVKETSFRKATNDGFHRLFQYIEGANLNNSRVAMTIPVLTSIVPGAGPLDSSAYVVHFYLPDKFQATPPLPLPELNLKPDSWTTTCKAVRQFSGFARDKNTVEEAGKLETSLRGSGYSTSSASNFAYSIAQYNSPLKFFGRLNEVWVDVDGCESAKVAAY, from the exons ATGAACTTCACCTTCTTTGCAATCATCACCATCCTCTGCACTTTAGGCTTTACTCACGCTTATGAATCTCCACCATATACCGTAATCCACGCCGAATCAGACTTCGAGATCAGACTATACAAAGACTCAGTCTGGATGACCGCACCCGTCAAAGAAACATCCTTTCGAAAAGCCACCAACGATGGCTTCCACAG GTTGTTCCAGTATATAGAAGGTGcaaatttaaacaattcgcgtGTAGCGATGACTATACCGGTTTTAACAAGCATTGTTCCTGGAGCAGGGCCTCTTGATTCATCAGCATATGTTGTCCATTTCTACTTACCTGACAAGTTTCAAGCCACACCTCCACTGCCTCTGCCTGAACTTAACCTTAAACCTGATTCATGGACCACAACTTGTAAAGCGGTCCGCCAGTTCTCCGGTTTCGCGAGAGATAAGAACACGGTTGAAGAGGCTGGGAAGCTGGAGACCAGCTTGAGGGGGTCGGGATACTCTACGTCTTCGGCTAGTAACTTTGCGTACTCGATTGCGCAGTATAATTCTCCGCTTAAGTTTTTCGGGAGGTTGAATGAGGTTTGGGTGGATGTTGATGGTTGTGAGTCTGCTAAAGTGGCTGCATACTGA